In one Curtobacterium citreum genomic region, the following are encoded:
- a CDS encoding glycosyltransferase family 2 protein, whose translation MDVSVVIVDWHQPELTRRAVRSVLSQRVDASVEVVLVVNESDDDTVAAYRADLPGVTIVAERTNAGFAGGVARGIAAASGETVVLLNNDAVADHGFLDRGLAVLAAGGPTVAAVAATAVLEGRFVRTPADAPRSATDLVARDGARWHRAEVGETLVNGTGVVLDRSGNGRDRDWLRPVDDAPEHAPLFGFSGGAVFLRRGPLDEVGGFDESLFMYYEDLDVAWRLRLAGYDVRSAPDAVVVHRHAASSASDGPLVRTQSMRNRLLVVVRNGSRRLVTRVVLRTLVRLVLDLVRPAGAQLTPAAWRRIVLEAPAALRRARRLRRGDAVGEAARRAVERLLDPTG comes from the coding sequence GTGGACGTCTCCGTGGTCATCGTCGACTGGCACCAGCCCGAACTCACCCGCCGTGCCGTCCGGTCCGTGCTCTCGCAGCGCGTCGACGCGTCGGTCGAGGTGGTCCTCGTCGTGAACGAGTCCGACGACGACACCGTCGCGGCGTACCGCGCCGACCTGCCGGGTGTGACGATCGTCGCCGAACGGACCAACGCCGGGTTCGCCGGCGGGGTCGCCCGCGGCATCGCGGCGGCGTCGGGGGAGACCGTCGTGCTCCTCAACAACGACGCGGTCGCCGACCACGGGTTCCTCGACCGCGGGCTCGCAGTGCTCGCCGCCGGTGGTCCGACCGTCGCGGCGGTCGCCGCGACCGCAGTGCTCGAGGGCCGCTTCGTCCGGACGCCGGCCGACGCGCCGCGCTCGGCCACGGACCTCGTCGCCCGGGACGGCGCCCGCTGGCACCGAGCCGAGGTGGGCGAGACCCTGGTGAACGGCACGGGGGTCGTGCTCGACCGGTCCGGCAACGGGCGGGACCGCGACTGGTTGCGGCCCGTGGACGACGCGCCCGAGCACGCACCGCTCTTCGGCTTCTCCGGCGGGGCCGTGTTCCTGCGCCGCGGACCCCTCGACGAGGTCGGCGGCTTCGACGAGTCCCTGTTCATGTACTACGAGGACCTCGACGTCGCGTGGCGACTCCGCCTCGCCGGGTACGACGTCCGCTCCGCACCCGACGCCGTCGTCGTGCACCGGCACGCGGCGAGCTCGGCCAGCGACGGTCCGCTCGTGCGGACCCAGAGCATGCGGAACCGTCTGCTCGTCGTCGTCCGCAACGGCTCCCGCCGGCTCGTCACCCGCGTCGTGCTGCGCACGCTGGTGCGGCTGGTCCTTGACCTCGTCCGCCCGGCCGGCGCGCAGCTCACGCCGGCCGCGTGGCGGCGGATCGTCCTGGAGGCCCCTGCCGCCCTCCGGCGCGCGCGTCGCCTCCGCCGTGGCGACGCGGTGGGCGAGGCGGCGCGTCGCGCCGTGGAGCGCCTGCTCGACCCGACAGGATGA
- a CDS encoding glycosyltransferase, with the protein MSTSAPRVSVVVINFRGTDDTLECIARLTEVDWPADRLEIVVVENGSGDDSEQRLRAELGSRKNVKIVVSAENLGFTGGSNLGAREASGDVVAFLNNDAKPDVNWIKEGMAGFAPSPRVAAVASKVLDWDGKAIDFVESGLSWFGMGYKAHVTEIDDGRFDTPQDLLFGTGSALFVRREVFLEVGGFDEGLFMFYDDVDLGWRLNLLGYRVRFAPRSVVFHKHHGSMKSFGDHREMYLLERNALHLLYKNLSDENLGTFLPAALALLARRAVAKSGRDSEEFDIRRFTGAPDEFDPTTPMSKEAVAGLYALDQFVADLPRLGEERRRIQSQRVRSDKEVFRLFGDAFKPLFEDGYFLEGYQAIIEAFDVEQPMHRTKVLIITGDALGEKMAGPGMRAWKIAEALAPHNDVRLVTWNVANRKSDAFEVSRVPLQHERTMREHEEWADVIFFQGYALHHFQTLQNSNKTMVVDLYDPMHLEQLEQARDNGDVGWRNQVTSTTEVINRQLERGDFFLCASERQRLFWLGQLAAVGRVNPDNYLADDNLEKLIAIAPFGMDSTPPKHERKAIRGVTPGIGEDDKVVIWGGGIYNWFDTPSLVRAVAKVAETHDDIRLFFLGVAHPNPDVPEMAIVAETRRISDHLGLTNKHVFFNEQWVALDDRQNYLLEADAGVSTHFAHIETTFSFRTRILDYMWANLPIVTTDGDSFGDLVAAEGMGVAVKERDVDGLAAALESMLYDPEAAAAARAAVSRVREDFTWERALAPLVEFCKDPHVAADRAHEAAVPAGSVAAAGRPRVQLSPARARELQFHQIANSRHGLVRDARLAAWYLRENGVSGLRDKVQNRARLMRESKNGR; encoded by the coding sequence GTGTCCACATCAGCGCCTCGCGTGTCCGTCGTCGTCATCAACTTCCGCGGGACCGACGACACCCTCGAGTGCATCGCGCGCCTGACCGAGGTCGACTGGCCGGCGGACCGGCTCGAGATCGTCGTCGTCGAGAACGGCTCCGGGGACGACAGCGAGCAGCGCCTGCGCGCCGAGCTCGGCAGCCGGAAGAACGTCAAGATCGTGGTCTCCGCGGAGAACCTCGGCTTCACCGGCGGGAGCAACCTCGGCGCGCGCGAGGCGTCCGGCGACGTCGTGGCGTTCCTCAACAACGACGCGAAGCCCGACGTGAACTGGATCAAGGAGGGCATGGCGGGCTTCGCCCCGAGCCCCCGGGTCGCCGCGGTCGCGAGCAAGGTGCTCGACTGGGACGGCAAGGCGATCGACTTCGTCGAGTCCGGCCTGAGCTGGTTCGGCATGGGCTACAAGGCGCACGTCACCGAGATCGACGACGGCCGCTTCGACACCCCGCAGGACCTGCTGTTCGGCACCGGCTCCGCGCTGTTCGTCCGCCGCGAGGTGTTCCTCGAGGTCGGCGGGTTCGACGAGGGCCTGTTCATGTTCTACGACGACGTGGACCTGGGCTGGCGCCTCAACCTGCTCGGCTACCGCGTGCGGTTCGCCCCGCGCTCGGTCGTCTTCCACAAGCACCACGGCTCGATGAAGTCGTTCGGCGACCACCGCGAGATGTACCTGCTCGAGCGGAACGCCCTGCACCTGCTCTACAAGAACCTGTCCGACGAGAACCTCGGGACCTTCCTGCCCGCGGCCCTCGCGCTGCTCGCCCGTCGTGCCGTCGCGAAGAGTGGCCGCGACTCGGAGGAGTTCGACATCCGTCGCTTCACCGGTGCGCCGGACGAGTTCGACCCGACGACGCCGATGTCGAAGGAGGCCGTCGCCGGTCTCTACGCCCTCGACCAGTTCGTCGCGGACCTCCCCCGCCTCGGCGAGGAGCGCCGCCGGATCCAGTCGCAGCGCGTGCGCTCCGACAAGGAGGTCTTCCGCCTGTTCGGCGACGCCTTCAAGCCGCTGTTCGAGGACGGCTACTTCCTCGAGGGCTACCAGGCCATCATCGAGGCGTTCGACGTCGAGCAGCCGATGCACCGCACGAAGGTCCTCATCATCACCGGCGACGCGCTCGGCGAGAAGATGGCCGGCCCGGGCATGCGCGCGTGGAAGATCGCCGAGGCACTCGCCCCGCACAACGACGTCCGCCTGGTGACCTGGAACGTCGCGAACCGCAAGTCCGACGCCTTCGAGGTCTCCCGCGTGCCGCTCCAGCACGAGCGCACGATGCGCGAGCACGAGGAGTGGGCAGACGTCATCTTCTTCCAGGGCTACGCGCTGCACCACTTCCAGACGTTGCAGAACTCGAACAAGACCATGGTCGTCGACCTGTACGACCCGATGCACCTCGAGCAGCTCGAGCAGGCGCGCGACAACGGCGACGTCGGCTGGCGCAACCAGGTCACCTCGACCACCGAGGTCATCAACCGCCAGCTCGAGCGCGGCGACTTCTTCCTCTGCGCCTCGGAGCGTCAGCGCCTGTTCTGGCTCGGACAGCTGGCCGCCGTCGGTCGTGTCAACCCGGACAACTACCTGGCGGACGACAACCTCGAGAAGCTCATCGCGATCGCGCCGTTCGGCATGGACTCGACGCCGCCGAAGCACGAGCGCAAGGCGATCCGCGGCGTGACCCCCGGCATCGGCGAGGACGACAAGGTCGTCATCTGGGGCGGTGGCATCTACAACTGGTTCGACACCCCCTCGCTCGTCCGCGCGGTGGCCAAGGTCGCCGAGACGCACGACGACATCCGTCTGTTCTTCCTCGGCGTCGCGCACCCGAACCCCGACGTGCCGGAGATGGCGATCGTCGCCGAGACCCGCCGCATCAGCGACCACCTGGGCCTGACGAACAAGCACGTCTTCTTCAACGAGCAGTGGGTGGCGCTGGACGACCGGCAGAACTACCTGCTCGAGGCCGACGCCGGCGTCAGCACGCACTTCGCGCACATCGAGACGACGTTCTCGTTCCGCACCCGCATCCTCGACTACATGTGGGCGAACCTGCCGATCGTCACGACCGACGGTGACAGCTTCGGCGACCTGGTCGCGGCCGAGGGCATGGGCGTCGCCGTGAAGGAGCGCGACGTCGACGGACTCGCCGCCGCGCTCGAGTCGATGCTGTACGACCCCGAAGCCGCCGCTGCCGCCCGCGCCGCGGTGAGCCGGGTCCGCGAGGACTTCACGTGGGAGCGTGCTCTCGCTCCCCTGGTCGAGTTCTGCAAGGACCCGCACGTCGCCGCGGACCGCGCGCACGAGGCCGCCGTCCCGGCCGGTTCCGTCGCGGCAGCGGGCCGCCCGCGCGTGCAGCTCAGCCCCGCGCGGGCCCGTGAGCTGCAGTTCCACCAGATCGCGAACAGCCGGCACGGTCTCGTCCGCGACGCCCGGCTCGCGGCCTGGTACCTGCGCGAGAACGGCGTCTCCGGGCTGCGCGACAAGGTGCAGAACCGCGCCCGGCTGATGCGCGAGAGCAAGAACGGGCGCTGA
- a CDS encoding ABC transporter permease yields MSNIVTERFERLRQEQMVPAGRPATAVIGSLREIFAHRQLLDLLIRRDLKSRYKDSALGFAWTLIRPLVQLAIYFFVLGEILGASRNIPEFAIYVFSGLTLYGLFSEIVAAGTASIVGNAGLIKKIYLPREIYPLASVGAALFNFGVQLVVLIAAAILQSGFAWVRLDLLYFLPSVAVILIWATALALLLAALNVYLRDMQYLVEVLVLLLMWASPIVYSWQMVATRAPEWLLSIYTSNPITLAVLGIHRAFWTAGADSEYPSHLLVRMAVAAVVGLVALLVCQRVFAKLQGNFAQEI; encoded by the coding sequence TTGAGCAACATCGTCACCGAGCGGTTCGAGCGCCTCCGGCAGGAGCAGATGGTCCCGGCCGGTCGCCCGGCCACCGCCGTCATCGGGTCGCTGCGTGAGATCTTCGCGCACCGGCAGCTCCTCGACCTGCTGATCCGTCGCGACCTCAAGTCGCGGTACAAGGACAGCGCGCTCGGCTTCGCCTGGACCCTGATCCGCCCGCTCGTGCAGCTGGCGATCTACTTCTTCGTCCTCGGTGAGATCCTCGGCGCGTCCCGGAACATCCCGGAGTTCGCGATCTACGTGTTCTCCGGCTTGACGCTCTACGGCCTGTTCAGCGAGATCGTCGCCGCGGGGACGGCGTCGATCGTCGGCAACGCGGGCCTGATCAAGAAGATCTACCTGCCGCGCGAGATCTACCCGCTCGCGAGCGTCGGTGCCGCGCTGTTCAACTTCGGCGTGCAGCTCGTCGTCCTGATCGCCGCCGCGATCCTGCAGAGCGGCTTCGCCTGGGTGCGCCTCGACCTGCTCTACTTCCTGCCGTCGGTCGCGGTCATCCTGATCTGGGCGACCGCCCTCGCCCTGCTGCTCGCGGCGCTGAACGTCTACCTGCGTGACATGCAGTACCTCGTCGAGGTCCTCGTGCTCCTGCTCATGTGGGCGTCCCCGATCGTCTACAGCTGGCAGATGGTGGCCACCCGCGCGCCGGAGTGGCTGCTCTCGATCTACACGTCCAACCCGATCACCCTGGCCGTCCTCGGCATCCACCGTGCGTTCTGGACCGCCGGTGCCGACTCCGAGTACCCGTCGCACCTGCTGGTCCGGATGGCGGTCGCCGCCGTCGTCGGCCTGGTCGCGCTCCTCGTGTGCCAGCGTGTGTTCGCCAAGCTGCAGGGCAACTTCGCCCAGGAGATCTGA
- a CDS encoding ABC transporter ATP-binding protein: MSIDNEIDRETRSPFADAPDVVTVRNVSKRFTIRKDNSLKERVVTLGRAGRRHSEDFWALKDISLDIPAGTTIGLLGPNGSGKSTLLKTIGGILEPTSGSVERRGRLAALIELGAGFHPDLTGRENVYLNAAILGQTQEETEARFADILQFSGIGDFIDTQVKFYSSGMYVRLAFAVAINTDPDVLLVDEVLAVGDEQFQKKCLDKIREFQEQGRTIILVSHSLGQVQELCDSAVVLHHGEVKFQGSARLAVKNFREILEGRRVAEAEAAHPEEDANPAKVERVELEIPGRAPGAEHHHGDDLVVRATFSHKDVLPEWRAGIKIENHLGHPAFGIDSRQTQVRHDPLRGTATVEWRLSDLRLGGGQYFVHVFLAKPNGEHIVIEREAARFVVQDEDTQSGIAWTKTTERQIGA, translated from the coding sequence ATGAGCATCGACAACGAGATCGACCGGGAGACCCGCTCCCCCTTCGCCGACGCCCCCGACGTCGTGACCGTGCGGAACGTGTCGAAGCGCTTCACGATCCGCAAGGACAACTCGCTCAAGGAGCGCGTCGTCACGCTGGGACGTGCCGGACGTCGCCACAGCGAGGACTTCTGGGCACTCAAGGACATCAGCCTCGACATCCCCGCCGGCACCACGATCGGCCTGCTCGGCCCGAACGGCTCCGGGAAGTCGACGCTGCTCAAGACGATCGGCGGTATCCTCGAGCCCACCAGCGGCTCGGTGGAGCGCCGCGGTCGCCTCGCCGCCCTCATCGAGCTCGGCGCGGGCTTCCACCCGGACCTGACCGGGCGCGAGAACGTCTACCTGAACGCTGCGATCCTCGGCCAGACGCAGGAGGAGACCGAGGCCCGGTTCGCCGACATCCTGCAGTTCTCCGGGATCGGCGACTTCATCGACACCCAGGTGAAGTTCTACTCGTCGGGCATGTACGTCCGACTCGCGTTCGCGGTCGCGATCAACACCGACCCCGACGTGCTCCTCGTCGACGAGGTCCTGGCGGTCGGTGACGAGCAGTTCCAGAAGAAGTGTCTCGACAAGATCCGCGAGTTCCAGGAGCAGGGCCGCACGATCATCCTCGTGTCGCACTCGCTCGGCCAGGTCCAGGAACTCTGCGACTCCGCCGTCGTGCTGCACCACGGCGAGGTGAAGTTCCAGGGCTCCGCGCGTCTCGCGGTGAAGAACTTCCGCGAGATCCTCGAGGGCCGCCGCGTCGCCGAGGCCGAGGCCGCGCACCCGGAAGAGGACGCGAACCCCGCCAAGGTCGAGCGCGTCGAGCTCGAGATCCCCGGCCGCGCGCCCGGCGCCGAGCACCACCACGGCGACGACCTCGTCGTGCGTGCGACGTTCTCGCACAAGGACGTCCTGCCCGAGTGGCGCGCCGGGATCAAGATCGAGAACCACCTCGGTCACCCGGCGTTCGGCATCGACAGCCGCCAGACCCAGGTCCGGCACGACCCGCTCCGCGGCACGGCCACGGTCGAGTGGCGCCTCTCCGACCTGCGGCTCGGCGGTGGCCAGTACTTCGTGCACGTCTTCCTGGCGAAGCCGAACGGCGAGCACATCGTCATCGAGCGCGAGGCCGCCCGCTTCGTGGTCCAGGACGAGGACACCCAGTCCGGCATCGCCTGGACGAAGACCACCGAACGCCAGATCGGGGCCTGA
- a CDS encoding glycosyltransferase family 4 protein has product MQHLPVLVDATSIPPNRGGVARYISGLLAGLQETGSTVDVVVKRADLAWLRALAPEHRYHQAPGWTARRPARLVWEQTGLPALLRRVGATTLHSPHYTFPVIRASRTVVTLHDATFFSDPAAHARTKVAFFRTWTRLARRFARATVAPSAATVGELDRLAGTARRPTAVAHLGVDAAVFHAPSSAEVTAFRHAHGLGDGDDWIAFLGTVEPRKRIPELIAAHRALGDADVPPLLVAGGLGWDDTAVRELRTAGDRPGAPLRYLGYLPLEELRAFLGGARVVVYPSTAEGFGLPVLEAMACRADVLTTRRLAIPEVGGDAVTYTDPDAGPIRADLAALLADDPDGPARTARRDRAAARAAGFTWAACARVHLGVYATGVAA; this is encoded by the coding sequence TTGCAGCACCTGCCGGTGCTGGTCGACGCGACGTCGATCCCGCCGAACCGCGGCGGGGTGGCGCGGTACATCTCCGGACTCCTCGCCGGACTGCAGGAGACCGGCAGCACGGTCGACGTCGTCGTCAAGCGTGCCGACCTCGCGTGGCTCCGCGCCCTCGCACCCGAGCACCGCTACCACCAGGCGCCGGGCTGGACGGCGCGCCGCCCGGCCCGGCTGGTCTGGGAGCAGACCGGCCTGCCGGCGCTGCTCCGCCGGGTCGGGGCGACCACCCTGCACAGCCCGCACTACACGTTCCCGGTGATCCGTGCCTCCCGGACGGTCGTCACCCTGCACGACGCGACGTTCTTCAGCGACCCGGCCGCGCACGCGCGCACCAAGGTCGCGTTCTTCCGGACCTGGACCCGACTCGCGCGCCGGTTCGCCCGCGCGACGGTCGCTCCGAGCGCCGCGACCGTCGGCGAGCTCGACCGGCTCGCGGGGACCGCCCGGCGGCCGACCGCCGTCGCGCACCTCGGGGTCGACGCGGCCGTGTTCCACGCGCCCTCCTCCGCCGAGGTGACCGCGTTCCGCCACGCGCACGGACTCGGTGACGGCGACGACTGGATCGCGTTCCTCGGCACGGTCGAGCCGCGCAAGCGGATCCCCGAGCTCATCGCGGCCCACCGCGCGCTCGGCGACGCCGACGTGCCGCCGCTCCTGGTCGCGGGCGGCCTCGGCTGGGACGACACCGCCGTGCGGGAACTCCGCACCGCGGGCGACCGCCCCGGCGCACCGCTGCGGTACCTGGGCTACCTGCCGCTCGAGGAGCTCCGCGCGTTCCTCGGCGGCGCCCGCGTCGTCGTGTACCCGAGCACGGCCGAGGGCTTCGGGCTCCCGGTGCTCGAGGCGATGGCCTGCCGGGCCGACGTCCTCACCACCCGGCGGCTCGCGATCCCGGAGGTCGGCGGGGACGCGGTGACGTACACCGATCCCGACGCCGGCCCGATCCGTGCGGACCTCGCCGCCCTGCTCGCCGACGACCCGGACGGCCCCGCCCGCACGGCCCGTCGTGACCGTGCCGCCGCCCGCGCCGCGGGCTTCACGTGGGCGGCTTGCGCCCGCGTGCACCTCGGCGTCTACGCGACCGGGGTGGCCGCATGA
- a CDS encoding glycosyltransferase family 2 protein has product MNADATAGSAGPGRAAIVTVSYNSHDVLPPFLASTPAASSAPVEVVVADNDSADADGLRAVTEAAGARFLELGENRGYGAAVNRAVATLGPDVRWVLVSNPDVVLGAGALDRLIATAAADPTIGAVGPKVLEPTGEVYPSARLVPSLRTGLGHALFANLWPGNPWTKRYRQEGEQDLRRDAGWLSGACVLVRRDVFERLGGFDEGYFMYFEDVDLGWRVGHLGLRNVYEPAATATHVGGTATQGSSDRMRRAHHESAYRFLARKYRGWWLWPLRLVLRVALALRAHLTHTR; this is encoded by the coding sequence ATGAACGCCGACGCCACAGCCGGCAGTGCCGGGCCTGGGCGGGCCGCGATCGTCACCGTCTCGTACAACTCGCACGACGTCCTGCCGCCCTTCCTGGCGTCGACCCCGGCCGCGAGCAGCGCCCCCGTCGAGGTCGTCGTCGCGGACAACGACTCCGCCGACGCGGACGGGCTGCGCGCCGTGACCGAGGCCGCCGGTGCGCGCTTCCTGGAGCTCGGCGAGAACCGTGGGTACGGCGCCGCCGTGAACCGCGCGGTCGCGACCCTCGGGCCGGACGTCCGCTGGGTGCTCGTGTCGAACCCGGACGTCGTGCTCGGCGCCGGCGCACTGGACCGGTTGATCGCGACCGCCGCCGCGGACCCGACGATCGGCGCCGTGGGACCCAAGGTGCTCGAACCGACGGGCGAGGTCTACCCCTCGGCCCGGCTCGTGCCGTCGCTCCGGACCGGCCTCGGCCACGCGCTCTTCGCGAACCTCTGGCCGGGCAACCCCTGGACCAAGCGCTACCGACAGGAGGGCGAGCAGGACCTGCGCCGCGACGCCGGGTGGCTCTCCGGGGCGTGCGTGCTCGTGCGCCGTGACGTCTTCGAGCGACTCGGCGGCTTCGACGAGGGCTACTTCATGTACTTCGAGGACGTCGACCTCGGCTGGCGGGTCGGGCACCTCGGGCTCCGCAACGTGTACGAACCGGCGGCGACGGCGACCCACGTGGGAGGCACCGCCACGCAGGGGTCCTCGGATCGCATGCGTCGCGCCCACCACGAGAGCGCGTACCGTTTCCTCGCGCGGAAGTACCGGGGCTGGTGGCTGTGGCCGCTGCGCCTGGTGCTCCGGGTCGCGCTGGCCCTGCGCGCCCACCTCACGCACACCCGCTGA
- a CDS encoding glycosyltransferase family 2 protein, with product MILAVTLMVRDEADVLPAWLDHHVAQGFDVFVITDNGSVDGTAELLAAFAERDDVTVDLRHDPVHRKQQGTVVTGMARDASTVHRADWVVNADTDEFVLPVDRSLTVRQVFEQLDPVIGAFTVPVVNLVGAMAESGAGLERLHWRDERSTDELRAVGLLAPPTSNAVHVGDPEVVVVQGNHQVSVANGAPVPPALRLEVLHLPWRSWQQYEHRVDVSGRAYEANPDLTPSPRHHGMRDFRRLQEGVLESTFSLRFVTDAEAADGPFTRDDGVAESLRRAGSPVLDGADAEALVPEDRLRRLRAVGRAVVRRDVRIEELEDAVRAGEATADTLRATVQFERDRAQAAVRSSEERAAVIQVREAELAAVRARRVVRIADRAGDVARRLRRS from the coding sequence ATGATCCTCGCCGTCACCCTGATGGTCCGCGACGAAGCGGACGTCCTGCCCGCGTGGCTCGACCACCACGTCGCCCAGGGCTTCGACGTCTTCGTCATCACCGACAACGGCTCCGTCGACGGCACCGCAGAGCTCCTCGCCGCGTTCGCCGAACGGGACGACGTCACCGTCGACCTGCGACACGACCCGGTGCACCGGAAGCAGCAAGGCACCGTCGTCACCGGCATGGCGCGGGACGCCTCGACCGTCCACCGCGCGGACTGGGTCGTCAACGCCGACACCGACGAGTTCGTGCTCCCCGTCGACCGGTCGCTGACGGTGCGGCAGGTGTTCGAGCAGCTCGACCCGGTGATCGGCGCCTTCACCGTGCCGGTGGTCAACCTCGTCGGGGCGATGGCCGAGTCCGGCGCCGGGCTCGAGCGTCTGCACTGGCGCGACGAACGCTCGACCGACGAGCTGCGCGCCGTGGGCCTCCTCGCACCCCCGACGTCCAACGCCGTGCACGTCGGCGATCCGGAGGTCGTCGTCGTGCAGGGCAACCACCAGGTCAGCGTCGCGAACGGCGCCCCCGTGCCGCCGGCCCTCCGGCTCGAGGTCCTGCACCTGCCCTGGCGCTCGTGGCAGCAGTACGAGCACCGCGTCGACGTGTCCGGACGTGCCTACGAGGCGAACCCCGACCTCACGCCGAGCCCGCGGCACCACGGCATGCGCGACTTCCGGCGGCTCCAGGAGGGGGTCCTCGAGTCGACGTTCTCGCTCCGGTTCGTGACCGACGCCGAAGCGGCCGACGGCCCGTTCACCCGTGACGACGGCGTGGCCGAGAGCCTCCGCCGCGCCGGATCCCCCGTACTCGACGGTGCGGACGCCGAAGCGCTCGTCCCCGAGGACCGTCTCCGACGCCTGCGCGCGGTCGGCCGGGCCGTGGTGCGTCGCGACGTGCGGATCGAGGAACTCGAGGACGCCGTCCGGGCCGGTGAGGCGACGGCGGACACGCTCCGTGCGACCGTCCAGTTCGAGCGCGACCGGGCACAGGCGGCGGTCCGCAGCTCCGAGGAGCGGGCCGCGGTCATCCAGGTCCGCGAGGCCGAGCTCGCCGCCGTCCGGGCGCGTCGCGTGGTGCGGATCGCCGACCGCGCAGGTGACGTCGCACGACGTCTGCGCCGGTCCTAG
- a CDS encoding glycosyltransferase family protein yields the protein MRRTGLGRLFGRPGVSQGPGGGTSAPDGTTAADATTSGPRPDAGAATRLPVDTTFPDPTAAPPQTADGFDVVVTVAESAFRSGAHRPAVDGATAAGARTVVVSVHDVHAGPTSTYAPVEAGPDHLVARPTVAATWGGAVAAARPLLTSAVTVVQDASIALPADGWQRLVAAVGTATEDGREARVAVAVVRTADDVVASAGAVLVRGTAPVAALLRGHPAEDAEALAGVTVFAADEPCFAVRTGDLAAPVPTVDTRTAVARLTRDTADGAGGDCVVVPLGRVYRTGALRERRYDGDAADALTVWRGRRDDTATTALSRLGLVPGAGSADVAGAPVALREPVVRAERGPERIALVDRGERLRWSVRIAAHPGPRGDDWGDTFFAHDLAAALRGLGQEVVVDHRESHVRPASEHLDDVALTLRGLDDTPTHPTATNVLWVISHPDLVTPAELTRYDLRFAAGPVWAERTAAATGLSVEPLLQATDPARFHPGPVDPEHAGLDVAFVGKTRAVFRPVVRDAVEAGLDLAVWGEGWEGLLPDGVHRGVFVPNDALPSLYRSARVVLNDHWDDMARDGFVSNRLFDAAASGALVVTDPVPGVEDLFHGAVRTYGSVDELRRTAQRGESTTVAARVERGARIGAEHSFAARAAVLLDAVRRQRGTAR from the coding sequence ATGCGGCGTACCGGGCTCGGCCGGCTCTTCGGCCGGCCCGGAGTGTCGCAGGGACCCGGCGGCGGCACCTCGGCACCGGACGGGACCACGGCGGCCGACGCGACCACGAGCGGGCCGCGCCCGGACGCCGGAGCCGCCACGCGCCTCCCGGTCGACACGACGTTCCCGGACCCGACCGCCGCGCCGCCACAGACCGCCGACGGCTTCGACGTCGTCGTGACCGTCGCCGAGTCCGCGTTCCGCTCCGGCGCGCACCGGCCGGCCGTCGACGGCGCGACCGCGGCCGGCGCGCGCACGGTCGTCGTCAGCGTCCACGACGTGCACGCCGGGCCGACGAGCACCTACGCGCCGGTCGAAGCCGGTCCCGACCACCTGGTCGCGCGACCGACGGTCGCGGCGACGTGGGGCGGCGCGGTCGCGGCCGCACGCCCGCTCCTGACGAGCGCCGTCACCGTGGTGCAGGACGCGTCGATCGCGCTGCCGGCGGACGGCTGGCAGCGGCTGGTGGCGGCCGTCGGGACCGCCACCGAGGACGGCCGGGAGGCGCGGGTCGCCGTGGCCGTCGTCCGGACCGCCGACGACGTGGTCGCGAGCGCGGGCGCGGTGCTCGTCCGCGGGACGGCTCCCGTCGCGGCGCTGCTGCGCGGACACCCGGCGGAGGACGCCGAGGCCCTCGCCGGAGTCACGGTGTTCGCGGCCGACGAGCCGTGCTTCGCGGTCCGCACCGGAGACCTGGCCGCGCCCGTGCCGACCGTCGACACGCGGACCGCGGTGGCGCGGCTGACGCGCGACACCGCGGACGGCGCCGGTGGCGACTGCGTCGTCGTGCCGCTGGGTCGGGTGTACCGCACGGGCGCACTCCGGGAGCGGCGCTACGACGGCGATGCCGCCGACGCCCTGACCGTGTGGCGCGGCCGCCGGGACGACACCGCGACGACCGCCCTGTCCCGGCTCGGACTCGTCCCGGGCGCCGGGTCCGCCGACGTCGCCGGCGCGCCGGTGGCCCTGCGCGAACCCGTCGTACGGGCGGAGCGCGGACCGGAACGGATCGCGCTCGTCGACCGGGGGGAACGACTGCGCTGGTCCGTCCGCATCGCCGCGCACCCCGGACCCCGGGGCGACGACTGGGGCGACACGTTCTTCGCACACGACCTCGCGGCGGCGCTCCGCGGGCTGGGGCAGGAGGTCGTCGTCGACCACCGCGAGTCCCACGTCCGGCCCGCTTCGGAACACCTCGACGACGTCGCCCTGACCCTGCGGGGACTGGACGACACCCCCACGCACCCGACGGCGACCAACGTCCTGTGGGTGATCTCGCACCCGGACCTCGTCACGCCGGCCGAGCTCACCCGGTACGACCTGCGGTTCGCCGCCGGTCCGGTCTGGGCCGAGCGCACGGCCGCGGCCACGGGCCTCTCCGTCGAGCCGCTGCTGCAGGCGACCGACCCGGCACGCTTCCACCCGGGGCCGGTCGACCCCGAGCACGCCGGACTCGACGTCGCGTTCGTGGGCAAGACCCGCGCGGTGTTCCGACCCGTGGTGCGGGACGCGGTGGAGGCCGGCCTCGACCTGGCCGTGTGGGGCGAGGGTTGGGAAGGGCTGCTGCCGGACGGCGTGCACCGCGGGGTGTTCGTGCCGAACGACGCGCTGCCGTCGCTCTACCGCAGCGCCCGGGTGGTGCTCAACGACCACTGGGACGACATGGCGCGGGACGGGTTCGTCTCGAACCGGCTGTTCGACGCGGCGGCCTCGGGTGCGCTCGTCGTCACCGACCCGGTGCCCGGCGTCGAGGACCTGTTCCACGGCGCGGTGCGGACGTACGGCTCGGTCGACGAGCTCCGTCGGACGGCGCAGCGGGGGGAGTCGACCACCGTCGCCGCGCGTGTGGAACGCGGCGCGCGGATCGGTGCCGAGCACTCCTTCGCGGCGCGGGCGGCCGTCCTGCTCGACGCGGTGCGTCGACAGCGGGGGACGGCCCGCTAG